The Synergistaceae bacterium genome has a window encoding:
- a CDS encoding molybdopterin biosynthesis protein MoeA, with translation MHISRTRAWSILRENIKPLPDEECKTIISAGRILAEDVASKRNVPHYNASAMDGYSLTASSTAGASPSSPVIIEQGGFSWVNTGDALPACFDSVLMSEDASLLEGEMLSVVKSLVSGENVRPVGEDVFRGQLIARSGETITPATASLLAIAGVPRVKVHSLPRSLYVPTGDEIIPTEEWLSMTSPPAGRIGESNSIIVEGYFKSWGLPVDVSPCLPDDRVLLSSFLEEKTKEYDLVLVGAGSAKGERDHTFSILEEMGRPLFRWLLMKPGRPASAAILSDSVVVNLPGFPMSNAVVLWSLVYPVLQLLMNGDFDDESVIREALGTERGETVSLLSPYSSIPGREDWLRLKCVEIDGERKAFPLPSGASSIWSLAEVDAVALLGLESAEIPKGAPVSAWMTRSVPWDRRVLFQGSNDPAMERLPTFVRRSGGDLVLRSVGSLAGLAALSRRECHVAAAHLLHAESGVYNTPFIDGLFPDDSVRVARRTVFFREQGFIVGKGNPKKVRGVEDLARDDIAIINRQRGAGTRVLLDAMMAGAGIGPESIRGYDNLSPTHFESANRVALGFADVALGIKAVADALDLDFIPVAEEPYELVYLMDFEDHTGIRSLLEAMDLPEWRAVVDKMGGYRWA, from the coding sequence CAGTGCGGGACGAATCTTGGCGGAGGATGTCGCGTCAAAAAGAAACGTGCCTCACTACAATGCCTCGGCAATGGACGGGTATTCGCTCACCGCTTCATCCACGGCCGGGGCGTCACCATCGTCCCCGGTGATAATCGAGCAGGGAGGCTTCTCCTGGGTAAACACGGGAGACGCGCTGCCCGCGTGCTTCGACTCCGTCCTGATGAGCGAGGACGCCTCTCTCCTCGAAGGGGAGATGCTCTCGGTAGTAAAATCGCTGGTGAGCGGTGAGAATGTACGTCCCGTGGGAGAGGATGTCTTTCGCGGGCAGCTGATAGCCCGGTCCGGAGAGACGATCACCCCTGCGACCGCGTCCCTGTTGGCCATCGCCGGGGTCCCGCGGGTAAAAGTGCATTCATTGCCCAGGTCTCTGTATGTCCCCACCGGCGACGAGATCATACCCACGGAGGAGTGGCTGAGCATGACCTCTCCGCCGGCGGGCAGAATTGGAGAGAGCAACTCAATTATCGTAGAGGGCTACTTCAAAAGCTGGGGACTTCCCGTGGACGTCTCCCCCTGTCTTCCTGACGACCGAGTGCTGCTCTCCTCGTTCCTCGAGGAGAAGACGAAGGAGTACGACCTCGTCCTGGTCGGTGCCGGTTCGGCGAAGGGAGAGAGAGACCACACTTTCTCAATATTGGAGGAAATGGGGCGGCCGCTCTTTCGATGGCTGCTCATGAAGCCGGGAAGGCCGGCCTCGGCGGCCATCCTGTCCGACTCCGTCGTGGTGAACCTGCCGGGTTTTCCCATGTCGAACGCGGTCGTCCTATGGTCGTTGGTATACCCTGTTCTGCAGCTGCTCATGAATGGCGATTTCGACGATGAATCCGTCATCCGCGAGGCTCTCGGCACCGAGAGGGGGGAGACTGTGAGTCTTTTATCGCCTTACTCCTCCATACCCGGCAGGGAGGACTGGCTGCGTCTGAAATGCGTGGAGATCGACGGAGAGAGAAAGGCCTTTCCTCTTCCCTCGGGCGCGAGCTCGATCTGGTCGCTTGCGGAGGTCGACGCGGTCGCGCTGCTTGGCTTGGAGAGCGCCGAGATTCCGAAAGGCGCCCCCGTTTCCGCCTGGATGACTCGCTCTGTCCCCTGGGACAGAAGAGTCCTGTTCCAGGGCTCGAACGACCCGGCCATGGAGCGCCTGCCGACCTTTGTGCGAAGGAGCGGCGGAGACCTCGTCCTGAGGTCGGTGGGGAGCCTGGCGGGGCTTGCGGCCCTGTCGAGGAGGGAGTGCCACGTGGCGGCCGCTCACCTGTTGCACGCCGAGTCCGGAGTTTACAATACACCATTTATCGACGGCCTTTTCCCGGATGACTCCGTGAGGGTTGCGCGCAGGACGGTGTTTTTCAGAGAGCAGGGGTTCATCGTCGGCAAGGGCAACCCAAAGAAGGTGAGGGGAGTGGAGGACCTCGCCAGGGACGATATTGCGATAATAAACCGGCAGAGGGGGGCCGGGACCAGGGTCCTGTTGGACGCCATGATGGCCGGGGCCGGGATTGGTCCGGAATCTATCAGAGGTTACGATAATCTGAGTCCCACTCATTTCGAGTCGGCGAACAGGGTGGCTCTCGGGTTTGCTGATGTAGCTCTAGGAATAAAAGCGGTGGCCGACGCCCTCGACCTTGATTTCATTCCCGTGGCGGAGGAGCCGTATGAACTGGTGTACTTAATGGACTTTGAGGACCACACGGGCATTCGCTCTCTTTTGGAGGCAATGGACCTGCCCGAGTGGCGCGCCGTTGTCGATAAAATGGGAGGGTACAGATGGGCATAG
- the moaC gene encoding cyclic pyranopterin monophosphate synthase MoaC — MVDVGGKAITERTAEAEGWVLLDRAICDVLGEGALSKKGDVLRIAETAGIMAVKRTWELIPLCHPIRIDLVKVSCELISESERIHIKCLVGAKDATGVEMEALTGVSVAALTIYDMCKAVSKGMTIEGVRLLSKTGGKSGDYRFKDVGINGSEVPK; from the coding sequence ATGGTGGACGTGGGAGGGAAAGCCATAACCGAGCGGACCGCAGAGGCCGAGGGTTGGGTTCTCCTGGACCGGGCGATATGCGATGTCCTCGGAGAGGGCGCCCTGTCAAAAAAGGGGGACGTGCTGCGAATCGCCGAGACGGCGGGAATAATGGCGGTGAAAAGGACCTGGGAGCTCATCCCTCTCTGTCATCCTATCCGCATCGATTTGGTTAAGGTCTCCTGCGAGCTCATCAGCGAGAGTGAACGCATTCATATAAAATGCCTTGTCGGCGCCAAGGATGCGACAGGGGTCGAGATGGAGGCGCTCACGGGAGTGTCGGTGGCCGCTCTCACCATATACGACATGTGCAAGGCGGTCTCCAAGGGGATGACGATAGAGGGAGTGCGCCTCCTCTCGAAGACCGGCGGGAAGAGCGGGGACTACAGATTCAAGGACGTGGGGATCAACGGAAGCGAGGTGCCGAAGTGA
- the yvcK gene encoding uridine diphosphate-N-acetylglucosamine-binding protein YvcK, producing the protein MVSYTLGLLTAGLLVVCFRIRSSGRVREMLQRGPKERKTPLTKAIEYRLSMGPFVAAIGGGTGLSTFLKGLKSFTRNIVAVVAVTDEGGSSGRLRDEWGVLPPGDVRNCIVALAENDNALKRLLDFRFDRGGLAGHSLGNLMLLAITEQFGDFRRAVEEMNYLLAIRGRVLPVTTESVCIVGETVNGTRVKGELSISEHGHEIEKIWLEPKDAKPLKEVLIALDEADIITLGPGSLFTSIIPNLLIRKVAEKLRDSDVPKVYIANLMTQPLETQGFSILDHVRWVSAAMGSTPDYILVNDGDIPEPLVERYRQDGAEPLYLNEEEEWELERMGCRIISGDFIRIMDENVVRHNGQALSEIIIRLCRELDEE; encoded by the coding sequence ATGGTTAGTTATACACTGGGTCTGCTCACTGCCGGACTCCTGGTCGTTTGTTTCAGGATAAGAAGTTCGGGACGGGTGCGGGAGATGCTTCAACGGGGGCCAAAGGAGAGAAAGACGCCCCTGACGAAAGCCATAGAGTACCGGCTTTCAATGGGACCTTTCGTGGCTGCCATCGGGGGCGGTACGGGGCTGTCCACCTTTCTGAAGGGGCTGAAGAGCTTTACGCGGAATATCGTCGCGGTCGTAGCCGTGACCGATGAGGGGGGCAGCTCAGGAAGACTTCGCGACGAATGGGGAGTGCTGCCTCCCGGAGACGTGCGCAACTGCATAGTGGCTCTGGCGGAGAACGACAATGCTCTGAAACGCCTGCTGGACTTTCGTTTCGACAGGGGAGGGCTGGCAGGGCACAGCTTGGGAAACCTGATGCTTCTTGCGATAACCGAGCAGTTCGGTGATTTCCGCCGGGCGGTAGAGGAGATGAACTACCTTCTGGCCATAAGAGGAAGGGTCCTGCCCGTGACGACCGAGTCCGTGTGCATAGTGGGGGAGACGGTGAACGGCACCCGTGTGAAAGGAGAGCTGTCGATTTCCGAACACGGCCATGAGATCGAGAAGATATGGCTCGAGCCAAAGGACGCGAAACCATTGAAGGAGGTCCTGATCGCGTTGGACGAGGCCGATATAATCACCCTTGGCCCGGGCAGCCTGTTTACCAGCATCATCCCCAACCTGCTGATCCGCAAAGTGGCGGAGAAACTCCGCGACAGCGACGTCCCGAAGGTGTATATTGCAAACTTGATGACCCAGCCGCTTGAGACCCAAGGGTTCTCAATTCTGGATCACGTCAGGTGGGTCAGCGCGGCGATGGGATCCACGCCCGACTATATTCTCGTAAACGACGGGGACATCCCCGAACCCCTTGTCGAAAGATATCGCCAGGACGGCGCGGAGCCCCTTTACCTGAACGAGGAGGAAGAGTGGGAGCTGGAGAGAATGGGATGCCGCATCATCAGCGGTGACTTTATCAGGATAATGGATGAAAATGTCGTTCGTCACAACGGCCAGGCACTTTCGGAAATAATCATCCGTCTGTGCAGGGAACTGGATGAAGAGTAA
- the whiA gene encoding DNA-binding protein WhiA yields the protein MYDFASLLSIPRSMKGRVFLHMPPRLFEDLHERTGTTLSLSWLKGLWGACGSLYLPKTGYYLSFRVRDASIEERAVRALKTKSIKAGRRRFQGAFEIMLRDQQNIVDMLAGFNMMKTTLFLEERAIFRSLRNQANKLVNCDASNIRKSLEASSNQIEISKCALEHPEYEFFPAVWKDLVSSRLSNPSATLGELGRMQSPPVSKSTVKYRWKKMAEHVGASPYGGRDRARPGARGHGKRVFSKS from the coding sequence ATGTATGACTTCGCGTCTCTTCTCAGCATCCCCCGATCGATGAAGGGGCGTGTTTTTTTACATATGCCGCCGCGCCTGTTTGAAGACCTTCACGAGCGGACTGGCACGACCTTGAGCCTGAGCTGGTTGAAGGGTCTTTGGGGTGCCTGCGGCTCTCTCTACCTGCCCAAGACCGGCTATTACCTTAGTTTCAGAGTGCGCGACGCCTCGATAGAGGAGAGGGCCGTCAGGGCTTTGAAGACGAAAAGTATCAAGGCGGGAAGGAGGCGCTTCCAGGGGGCATTCGAGATAATGCTCAGGGATCAGCAGAACATCGTAGACATGCTGGCCGGTTTCAACATGATGAAGACAACTCTTTTCCTCGAGGAGCGCGCGATCTTCCGCTCTCTCAGAAACCAGGCGAACAAGCTTGTCAACTGCGATGCATCCAATATAAGGAAGAGCCTCGAGGCCTCTTCGAACCAGATCGAGATCTCCAAGTGCGCCCTTGAGCACCCGGAGTACGAATTCTTTCCGGCCGTGTGGAAGGACCTCGTCTCCTCCCGCCTCTCCAATCCCAGCGCGACATTGGGGGAGCTGGGAAGGATGCAGTCCCCGCCGGTCTCGAAGAGCACGGTAAAATATCGTTGGAAGAAGATGGCGGAGCATGTGGGAGCTTCCCCGTACGGAGGGCGCGACCGGGCGAGACCGGGGGCCCGGGGCCATGGCAAGCGTGTTTTTTCTAAATCATGA
- the rapZ gene encoding RNase adapter RapZ — MEMESVGVNRCVIITGMSGAGKSTALKILEDQGMFAIDNIPPALLSQLLFLLEKHRSAVRWGVAAVVDVRGDSLLDGFPAALEIIKKQTQNVHTIFFDAQDDVLLRRFESTRRRHPMESEGSLLDGIVEERDRLRPVLEYTDTVIDTSSLSLPLLRRELVTRFFENTTGVPLVVSSFGFKHGSPADCDYMFDVRFLDNPFYNPVLKPLSGRDKPVQEAVWGSEEFAQFWERLTGFLDYVIPLYLRSGKTQLHIGIGCTGGRHRSVAVAERLKAHFEGSSARCILRHRDIDKEQGW; from the coding sequence GTGGAGATGGAGAGCGTGGGAGTCAACAGATGCGTGATAATCACCGGGATGTCCGGCGCAGGAAAATCCACGGCCTTGAAGATACTCGAAGACCAGGGAATGTTCGCGATCGACAATATTCCACCCGCGTTACTCTCCCAGCTGCTGTTTCTGTTGGAAAAACACAGATCCGCGGTCCGATGGGGAGTTGCGGCGGTAGTCGATGTGCGAGGGGACTCCCTCTTGGACGGCTTCCCTGCGGCCTTGGAGATAATAAAAAAACAGACCCAGAACGTGCATACGATCTTTTTCGATGCCCAGGACGATGTCCTTCTGAGGCGGTTTGAATCGACCCGCAGGCGTCACCCGATGGAGTCGGAGGGCTCCCTGCTGGACGGCATAGTGGAGGAAAGAGATAGACTGAGGCCCGTCCTGGAGTACACCGATACGGTCATCGATACATCTTCTCTCTCCCTCCCCCTGCTTCGAAGGGAGCTTGTCACCCGCTTTTTTGAAAATACAACGGGAGTCCCCCTCGTAGTCTCATCCTTCGGGTTCAAGCACGGTTCCCCGGCGGACTGTGACTATATGTTCGACGTCCGTTTCCTGGACAATCCCTTCTACAATCCCGTCTTGAAACCTCTCTCGGGGAGGGACAAGCCAGTGCAGGAGGCCGTCTGGGGGTCGGAAGAGTTTGCGCAGTTCTGGGAGAGACTTACCGGTTTTCTGGATTACGTAATTCCTCTTTACCTTCGCTCCGGCAAGACTCAGCTTCACATAGGGATCGGGTGCACTGGCGGCAGGCATCGCTCCGTAGCGGTGGCGGAGAGGCTGAAGGCGCACTTCGAAGGCAGCTCGGCCCGCTGCATCCTTAGGCACAGGGATATAGACAAGGAGCAGGGGTGGTGA
- the moaA gene encoding GTP 3',8-cyclase MoaA produces the protein MGIALKDSYGRVLDYVRISVTDRCNYRCLYCMPEEGIEWIPHEEIMTYEEIRFLVSVLADLGVKRIRFTGGEPFVRKGFVPFLREIRSSFPSMALAVTTNGAFLERDARMLGSIGLESLSISLDTLNDDKFREMTRTGCLQKVLRGIDSAAALIKDASVKLNTVVMRDFNIDEVPDLVLFAKSKGIILRFIEFMPLDRDVWMRKQYVPASEIKSRLPDSSLWSPAAEIEEGKESSSKAPGGPSRYLVNRDSGQRVGFITAVSDHFCRTCNRLRVTSTGEIRPCLFSNEGVRLIEVLRSRDAEGVRSGIISAAMSKPCEGGTGIPRGEDVTPAGEFLDREGLPRREAVCTAKERHMSRIGG, from the coding sequence ATGGGCATAGCCTTGAAAGACTCGTACGGGAGAGTTCTTGATTACGTCAGGATCTCTGTCACCGACCGATGCAACTATCGCTGCCTCTACTGCATGCCGGAGGAGGGCATAGAGTGGATACCGCACGAGGAGATAATGACCTACGAGGAGATACGTTTTCTCGTGTCTGTCCTCGCTGATCTCGGGGTGAAGCGAATTCGCTTCACGGGAGGGGAGCCCTTTGTAAGAAAGGGATTCGTCCCGTTTCTTCGGGAGATTCGCTCTTCGTTCCCCTCAATGGCTCTCGCTGTGACGACGAACGGGGCCTTTCTCGAACGCGACGCCCGAATGTTGGGTTCAATTGGACTCGAGTCCTTGAGCATCAGCCTCGACACTTTGAACGATGATAAGTTCAGGGAAATGACCAGGACGGGCTGTCTGCAAAAAGTGCTCCGGGGCATCGACTCGGCGGCGGCACTGATCAAGGACGCCTCGGTCAAGCTGAACACGGTCGTGATGCGGGATTTTAATATTGACGAGGTGCCGGACCTGGTCCTGTTCGCAAAGAGCAAGGGGATCATCCTGCGCTTTATTGAGTTCATGCCCCTGGACAGGGATGTATGGATGAGGAAACAGTATGTCCCTGCATCGGAGATCAAGTCTCGCCTGCCGGACTCATCCCTTTGGTCGCCCGCAGCGGAGATCGAAGAGGGGAAGGAAAGTTCCTCCAAGGCCCCCGGAGGGCCCTCGAGGTACCTGGTCAACAGGGACTCGGGGCAGAGAGTTGGCTTTATCACGGCCGTCTCCGATCATTTTTGCCGTACCTGCAATCGTTTGAGGGTCACCTCGACGGGGGAGATAAGGCCCTGTCTCTTCAGCAATGAAGGCGTTCGGCTGATCGAAGTGTTGAGGAGTCGCGACGCGGAGGGAGTGCGTTCCGGGATAATCTCGGCCGCGATGAGCAAGCCGTGCGAGGGGGGGACCGGGATCCCGAGAGGCGAGGACGTTACTCCCGCCGGTGAATTCCTGGACCGGGAGGGACTGCCTCGCAGGGAGGCAGTCTGCACGGCGAAGGAGCGGCACATGTCGCGGATCGGAGGGTGA
- a CDS encoding MogA/MoaB family molybdenum cofactor biosynthesis protein, with protein sequence MPSYFLSIGDDLLFRIVEGEPLSSLNIERCGFLPVSARAEVLRPISVGVLTVSDKGSLGQRIDLSGPALERSVVPLGAVVEATAIKPDDMDVIADTLKEWSDSLLLNLVLVTGGTGLSERDVTPEALSSVAHKHVPGIGEAMRSASLRITPNAMLSRLCAVTRNKTLIVGMPGSEKAVLECFAVIAPALRHGIEILCGWDGECGSRPD encoded by the coding sequence ATGCCCTCGTACTTTTTATCCATCGGGGACGACCTGCTCTTCAGGATAGTCGAGGGCGAACCTCTCTCTTCCTTGAATATAGAGAGGTGCGGCTTCCTTCCAGTCTCCGCAAGGGCCGAGGTCCTGAGGCCGATTTCGGTCGGAGTCCTGACCGTGAGCGACAAGGGAAGCCTCGGGCAGAGGATCGACCTGTCCGGCCCCGCTCTTGAGAGATCCGTCGTACCGCTCGGAGCCGTTGTCGAGGCGACAGCGATAAAACCCGACGACATGGACGTGATTGCTGATACCCTGAAAGAGTGGAGCGACTCTCTTCTCCTCAACCTCGTCCTGGTAACGGGCGGAACAGGTCTTTCCGAGCGAGACGTGACTCCAGAGGCCCTGTCCTCCGTGGCGCACAAGCATGTGCCCGGGATCGGAGAGGCGATGAGAAGCGCGTCATTGAGGATAACGCCGAATGCCATGCTGAGCAGACTCTGCGCCGTCACCAGGAACAAGACCCTTATCGTGGGCATGCCGGGCAGCGAAAAGGCCGTGCTGGAGTGTTTCGCGGTCATTGCACCGGCGCTGCGCCACGGGATCGAGATACTATGCGGATGGGACGGCGAATGTGGGTCCAGGCCCGACTAA